The Arthrobacter burdickii genomic interval CGTGGGCCGCCAGGAGATCGAATACCGTGCGCCCCTGAACTTCAGCACGACGCCGGCCGGCGTCGATCTCTGGGTGACCGCGGTAGGAGGCTCCAGCTTCGACCTGGGCTACGCAGTCCGGGACCGCGTCGACACCGAAGGAAGCACCACCAGCGCGATCGCGGCGACCACCATGGTGCTCGTCAGCCGCAGCACGGGGCGGCCCGTGCGGCTGTCCGGGCCCCAGAAGGACATCCTCTCGTCCTGGGCGGGCCCGGCCGTCCCGTTCCGCCGCGCCCGCGGCAAGTAGGACCCATGGCATCCTCATCCCTGCGCTTCGCGGACTCCCCTTCGGTCGCGGACTTCCAGACGTTCACCGCCCGGGCCCGCGCGAATGACGACGGCGGCATGCGCCTGCTCACCGTCGGTCGCGTCCTCGCGGCGTACGTCTGCACCCTCCGCCCCACCATGCTGGGAGAAGCCGTCCCCACGGTGCTCGGGCTCCGGACCATGGCGCTCGACGGCGATGCCGACGTCGACGTCACCGTCTCGCTGGGCTCCGTCCTCGACAGGCTCGCGCGCATGCACGACGG includes:
- a CDS encoding acyl-CoA thioesterase; translated protein: MSPVHTLPLQLRFGDEDSYGHVNNVRFLQFLEDARVLLMSRPQPGGSFLDLIDPDQYTLVGRQEIEYRAPLNFSTTPAGVDLWVTAVGGSSFDLGYAVRDRVDTEGSTTSAIAATTMVLVSRSTGRPVRLSGPQKDILSSWAGPAVPFRRARGK